The sequence ATGCTGCTGTCAGGAAGTACCTTCAACTGGCCCTACGGCTCAGGCCAGTGACCAGACAGGGCCAGGTCTGCAGACCTCAAGGGACACGGATGCTCAGGCCTCTGGTGGTGGGCCGGGGGGTGGcctcccctggacagaggaccctggcttcCCTCCTCAGACTcctattttttaaagactgtgaaatgtttgtcttttctgttttctaaatgatCATGAAACCAAAAAGAGACTGATTTGTCTAGACTCCAGTCAAATCTTCCCCAGAAACCCTGATGAAGATGAGGGGCGAGACAGAGGGTCCAATCCCAGGACAGCCTTGTCCCTTGGTATCCCAAGAATGAACTAGTCCGGGTGTGGCTTCTCTGGTGTGATGGACAAAGTCCTGCCGTCTGGACTGGAGGGGCAGCTGCAGCCAGGCAGGGGTGATGAGTGCCAGACTGATCCTCTGGACACGTAATCCACGTTGGACACTACATGATGGATGAATCAAGGCCAATAATAAAGAAGTTTCCTACCTGCACAGTCTCCATCATCTTAGTGGGGGGAGGGGTGACACAGAAGGCACCCTACCATGGGGACCCACTCCCAGCCCAGCTGGAACACCTACAACCTAACAGCAGCCCTACTTGCTGGTTTTTAAGTATTTGTTTGTGTGGGATAGTTTTGTGTGGAAATGCGCTGGAGGGGGAGGCCAGAGGTCAGCCAATGGGTTTGTAGGAGTTGGGCTGAGCAGATGGCTCAGATTTGAATTTAGATTCTGGTCTATGAAATTGAGCCTCACAACATTCACACAAACCCTGGACTAAGTACCttattgttttcccttttttagcTGCACCACATGGCTTATGAgctgttagttccccaaccatgccgaggcctaaccactggactggcagggaagtccctttattttctttggtcaaCCCTTAATCATGGTGTCTGGGCCCCAGTGTCCTTGGGAGAAATGTTTGGGGCGAGTTCTGTCACTTGATCTCAGCCCAGATAGAGCCATCCATTTAGCTGGCCACAGCGACTGGTTTAGGGAGGGAATGTGGCCCAGAGCTGGCCAGTGAGATTCAATGGCAGGACTGGAAATTAGGATAAAGCAGAGCCAAGGAGGAGACCAATTTCGCAGGATACCTTTGGAGCCCCTGGATCAAGCCATAGATCTGAAACCCTTGGGTGTTTCCATTCCATGAGCCCAGACTTCCCCTTTTGTGCCTGAgccagtttaaattttttttttgttacatgtactttaaaaaactgttagaaaTTGGCATTTAGAAGATGGAGACCTCTAAGGTCAGACCTTGAAATGTGGACTTAATTGAGGTGATATGGGTTGATGCAGGGCACCAGGGGGCTTGCCATCCTGGCCTCAGAAGGTTGTGGCCCAGTTCTGTAGTGGGAAAGGCATCTGTGGAATTTACGCCAGGACTGTGGCTCTAGGGGGTGGGTAGAAAGGGcccagatggtggtggtgggtggcaCCTCTTGGCCCTGACTGAAGGCTTGTCAAGTGAAGACAGACTTATCAAACATGCTCCTTTGAAAACAGGGAAGAACCTGGGTCTCACCTTGTAGGTTGGGCTAGGGCTTAGCCATAAAGCAGCCTCAGGCCTTCAAAATGTTCCCCATTGGAACCCTAGTCTCCCCCATGTCCATCTCAGAGGACATCTGGGAAGATAGAAACGAATGAACGAAGGTCTCGGGTGTGCCCTGTCCCAGAAGGGGACTGAAGTTGGAATGGGATGAAGCTCTCCCACTGGCAGCTGGGCTGGTTTCTGCCCTGGGTAGGTGTTTTCTGAGAGGTCCTGCGCATAAGCGAATGTCCACTCCAGCTGGGCTGGACAGCAATGTGCTGTTTCTCAGATTCACAGGACATCTGTGGACTGACCAAGACCATGGTGTCCGTCCTGCTTCCAGTCGGTCAGAGACGTGGATGCTTGTCCAGGCCAGATTGCTGAGCTTCTACAACACCCAACCCTCTTCTGCAGGAAGAAGACATTTGAGCCTCCCTGGTTGTCAGGACACCCATCGGGGTCCAGCCCCGTCTCCTTGCTCTATCACGCTGGGCTCTCAGGAATTCCTGAGGCCATGTGTTCCTTGAGGACTGATCCTGGGGCTGAGGCCTCTCTGTGACCCAGTGGCTGGCACTGCCTTCCTTGCGTGCAGCCTGCCTAACTGCCCCTGTCCTCTGGGAGGCCAAGGCTCAAAGAAAGCTCCTGGGCTACCATCATTGGGCTTCACATGGAGCCTGGACCTACCTGTACTCCATGCTACCCTGAGCCTGGCACGGGGTGGACATTAGGGGGCCCTCCTGGCTGaggaggtggcactagtggttgaCCCCTCAGCTTCTTCCTCTTGGAGACTCTTGGAGGCCATTTGAGACTCTTGGAGGACAGGGAGCCCCCTGGACAGACTGGGGTTCACAGTCCACCCAGAGATCCTGGCCAAGTCCCTTTCTCagatccttaattttttttcccttgggagaATGGAAGAACAGTTTTTTGGTGATGAGTGAAATCAGGAGTTTTAAGCGGCAgtaggtatttaataaatgtttattccaCTGGAATGGAGAGCAGGACCCACTTCCAGGGGATGGACTCGGATGTGGGGTCTCCATGGAGGTCCTGCAGGAGGTTCTGGGAAGCCTTGCTGGAAGGGGCCATCAGATCTAGGCCTCAAAGGCGAAGGCATTTAAAATCAGGCATGGCTACCCCAGGCAGGGCAACAGTAACAGCAAAGatcaggagggaagagaaggaagggcaGGGTAGGGCCCCCCACTTTGATGGTTCCCTCTATTTGCCAGGACACTCAGAAGTACACAGAGCCCTCGCTGTCTCCTTGGTCGTCGAATTTCTGGATCTGTGTCTTGAGGTGCCTTAGTTTGCCCTTCAGGTAATGGCAGCGAGCCTGCTTGTCCAGGAAGCTGGGGTCCTGAGCAGGGAGAGATCGAGGGACGTCTTTGTGGCAGTCTGGCCTATGCCTCTCAAGCTGCTTGAGCTTTCATCTTTTcctctctgaaccttagtttTCTTTCCATGAACCTGGGCACAAGTGCCCAGCCTCATGGGAGTGTGAGTATGTGGAGGGTGGGTGCAAAGGCCAGGCTGTAGGACTCAAGAGGCATGACTCACCATCTGCTTCTTCTCAAATTCCCTCCAGACACGGGCAGTGACATGGGCCTCCTTCTGccaggggagaaggaagagggtgCTCAGGGGGCACAGGACCCAAGGagggatggggaaactgaggttcagacaaGGGGGACCTTGTCAAGGGCTGACCTTGGCCCATGTGATGTGGTGCCCACCCAGCCTAGAGGAGGAAGAGGCCCAGAGATCTGAACCCACTGGGCTTCCAGAGGCCAGGCTTAGGCCACTTGCAAGGGATGTGGGATGAGGGTTTCCACCTGGTGCTGACCTGGCTTCGGGGTCTGGGCAGTGAGTTCAGCAGGGCCTCCAGCTGCTGGAGCTTTGCCTGTGCAGAGCCCACCTCCTGCTGGAGCTCCAAGAACTCTGGGTACTGGTCCTGAAACACTGCAGCATAGCGGCTCCGATCCTTCGCAGTGCTCACTGGTGGGTACTTACTACCAGGTTGAAAGGGGGTCAGAGTGAGGGGAAAGAACTCTTTTCCACAATCAgtgtaatttgcttttttttttttggtctctgttgGGTACCTTGCCCCAAATGCCCTTCTTCTCTTTTTACTATTTGGTAAACTCTTActtttcccttgtagctcagttggtaaagaatctgcaggagacccaggtttgatttctgggtcaggaaaatcccctggagaaggaaatggcaacccactccaatattcttgcctggagaatcccatggacagaggagcctggcaggctacagtccatggggtcctaagagttagacacgacttggcgactaaaccaccaaactcTTATTCACTTGTCAAAGCCCCAGCCTCAGTGCCCCTTCCCTGTTCCAAGAAATTAGGAACCACTCACAGCTCATAGTCAGGCACGGGGTGGGGCCTAGGCATATGTTTCTCGCAGACGGCTCTAGTAGACTTCTTGGTGCCCAGGAGGGCCCGGGAGGGGAGTTCATCCTCAAATACAATCTTCTTGGGCTTTGTCCTGTGGGCTCCGGGATGGGGCTGGTACACAGTTGGGGGAGCGCTGGGTTTGAGGCCTCTAGACACCAACCGCTGCAGAAGGCGCAGGAATCATGATTTGGAGTTAACGAAGGTTAGCCGGCATCCCTTAAACAGGGGGAAATGAATCCTATGCCTGGGCTCGGCCTGGGAACCCTCCTCCCTTTTAGACTCACCGGAGGACCAGGGCCAGGCGGACGGGTCTGCAGGTTCCCCCGGGAGCCATGGGTCTGGGGGTGCTCTCGGGTCGGCATCGGCTTGGGGGCGGCGCCGCTGCGGCGTCCCCGGGCCGGTGTGCGGGTCCTGCGGGGAGAGTCGTGACCCGCGCGTGGCGGGGATGGTCGGCGGGCGGACTGTGGACACAGCATGGGGACATGATTGGAGGTGGGACGGCGGGAGGACTCACTGGGAGGCGGCTCCCGGAGCGGCCAAGTCCTTTACCCGCTACGCTTTCTCTGTCTCCGCCCTCATTTGCATAGACGCACGCCATTGGCCTCAGAGAGCCCCAGACCCCGCCGCCGGGTGCGTACCCGGAAGAGCGCTATGCAAATAATCCGTTACGTACCGCGCAGCCCAGGATTGGCTCGCGTTAACCCCGGCGCGGCCCGCAATCTCTCCCGCAGGGCTAGGCGGAGCCCATGGACAGCGCCCCCGAGAAGACCCTTGGGATCTCCGGTCCGGTGACGGGCCGCACGAACCACTTCTGCCTGGGGTCACCTGTCCCAGCGTTTGGGGCTCCGACTCTAGGTCCGCTCCCGAAGTCCGTGTGGTGCATTAACTACAGGCTGGAGTCCACTGGCTGGGTCGCTCCGCGGGCCAGGGGAGGGGCCTCGGTATATATAGGGCGGGGCTGGCGGTGAGGAGGCGGGCCGGGGGAACCCGGAAGTGGACCCACACCCTGGCGGTGAGACTGACGGGGGACAGCTAGCTGCTGCGTTTGGGGCCGATAACTCACCCTTTCTGACCCTCAGTTTATTTGGAGAACTttcggtagaggatgagatggttagacagcatcaccgactcaatggacagaagtctgagcaaactccgggagacagtggaggacaggggagcctggcgtgatgcaatccatggggtcgcaaagagaccgaccctacttagcgactgaacaaccccACCGACTTATCTATTTACTCAtcggttatatttttaaaatggttctTTAAATAAGCACTGGAGGCATGTTTAGAGAATTCACATAGAAAAGAAGCGTAGCGCAGAGTGAATTTCTTACCCACCCTTATTCCCAGAGGCCACAGTTAATTATATCTCCTTTTGGAGAGATTCTAAGTCAATGACAAATCTTCCTCACTACGGACAATACTATAGAAAAAATAGTCAAGGGCACATTTCTTTGGCCAATTATGCAGGATTatgtaggataaattcctagaagtgaaacTTCCCAGAATCCACCGGGGAGAGACCTGTGTAttttaatttggaaagatacTGTCAAAAAGATTGAACtgacttggaaaagactctgaagctgggaaagtttgaaggcaaaagagggtggcagaggatgagatggttacatagcatcaccgattcaatggacataactttgaacaaactctggtagatagtggaggacagaggagcctggtgtgctgaagtccatagggtctcaaagagcctaacacaacttagcgactgaacaacatcaactgTCGAGGAGCTTGTGCCAATAATGCTCTGATCAGCTGGTTTTCCCACAACCCTTGCAACCTCAATGGCATCACAGTTTCCTGTACTTGTACTTTTAAATCTTGCCTAATAGTTTTAAATCTTGCCTAATCTGGTGAGTGAAAAAATTCAGAAaccatttgtatttgttttcctgCTTATTTCCtacaaatcttttttctttttggcttttaGGAGCTTTTTATATATTAAGGGTGTTAATTTAACCAGATAGTGTATCTTTGCTGTTACTATTATAAATGGGATCTTCCAATATATTTTGCAACTTTGTTTTTTGCATATAGgaaattaaatattcattaatCCTCTTGTTGGTTTACTAAATTCTCTTACTGAAATAGACTGTTTTAGTTAGTTTGCTTGGATCTTTTTATATAGACAAGTAATTTTATCATCTGTGAGTAATTTTACTTcaatttctttttgttgtctAGTTGCATTGACTAGCGCCTCCAGACAATATCAAATCACTGGAGGAGATGGGTGGACTGTGAGTATCCCTCCACTCCACCTCAGTTTAGTTTCTTCACGTTGATGGTAAAGCTTCTAGAATTGCCCATTAAACTCAACACTGCCTTTGGCTTGAGATTTTTCCATTCAGTGAGGAAAtgctcattatttttaattgagactTTGCGTAATGGATGCTGTGAACAGTACAAGGTATCATTTCACTCTATGATTTTGCTTCCTGATGCATTAATATGGCTATTAACATGCTTCCTAATACTGAACCATCTCTGAGTCACAAGCATGAGCCTCCTCGTTagggtctatttttaaaaagttgccaCTAGAGCTttcataaagcttttaaaaactgccaccagaattttaaaagctattaatGGTGGTTTTACACCTATGCtgatggagtgggggtggggcccacgtggacaACTCCATGCATGTTCCACAGTGCTCATGCCTCGATGGTCTGGGACAGGCACCTTCTGTCCACCCTTCCTTATCAAGCTTCTTCAGTCACCCCTCTCACAGACTTTGCTCTTCACATCTGGAGTGGGGATAAGCAGAACCCAGGACCATAATTCCTCTGGACTCATACTCCATGATCCCTTCCAGGGTCCCAACTCCAATGCCCATCCAGACTATGACCTGGGCAGGGTAGGGTTGCCACTGATTTTCTTGTGTTTGCTGAGTGACTGTGTGAAGCATCTGCAATGTCCTGAGATTTTTGGCTGTGGCTGGGCTAAGCCTTGTCTCTGAATTATCACTTTCAATCCCAAGGAAAGCCCAGCACTGACACCTGAGAAGGTAATAGGCAGGAGGGCTAGGGATCCCCAAATGGAGGAAGGAggttgcaagtgtcagacattttcccttctctatgcaaaattaaaaggtttctttaaaatttttgtgttgCCATGAGGACACCCAGTTCCATCTGaaattaacttttctcaaaccttgagctaaccaatgtgtttttcttatggaaatgtttttcttaagctatgttaatgaactatgtactTACCTTAGACTCTGTCTTtcatcaagtaggttctgcctaagactcagaaccggtaatggctcaacaaaccagcATGTTTTACTCATggaaatgttctcttaagctatgttaatgcaactatgtatttgcttggaaatctaccttgcttcaagattcatgtcaattttttttttttaaagaatttatttgatCGCAtgaggtcttagttgaggcatgtggaatctagttctctgaccagggactggacctgggccccctgcattggaaacatagaatcttaaccactgggccaccaaggaagtccccatgtCCATTGCTGTATGGCCcgggatgactcaccttgtgccagtgttatctcaaaatgcatgttgtgggtgaggggcctggtttTGAGTGAGTTTTCAGACATTTCCTTTTCGCTAATTAGCAGCTTGCTAATAGGTATATAACttcttgctaaaaactagcaagggggcactctttctgcccccttctgatgtctatgtcagaaactttctctcttttatatttatacaaCTTTACTACACAAAagttctgagtgatcaagccttgtcagTGGCTCTGGATTGAATTcatctcctccggaggccaagaatctcGGCGTCATTCATAGGTCCAAGAGACAACTTTTCAACCCTTCCTACAGGCTGACCTCCAGGCGTGGGCCCACTCCTCCTCAACCCTCCAGACCTTACCTTGACTCCACAGGAATGTGTTTGGCTCTGACTCCATCAGATTGGGAGTTCTGGGGCCTCTATGGGCCCTGCCTTGTCCAGTGTGAAGTAGgtacctgggggggggggggcgggggggcagaaATGGGAGGCAGGCTTGTTGACTCACCTCCCCCAGCTGCCTGCCCTCCTTCCACTCCTGGTCATGTACTCTCTGTAGCTCTCATGGGGCTCCAAGGGCCTTCCCATCACGCTGCCAACCCCAAAAGGTATCACCCCTGGAcagggtggagggcagagagGGCACAGGTGACACAGGCCAGGCCAAGTCTTTATTTGAGTTTGGGCATGATGCGGATGAAGAGGATCATGCTGATGAAGATGAAGCAGACGACGATGAGCATGGCCCAGAGCAGCCAGTTGACTGACTTCTGTGTGTGCTGCTCCAGCCGCTCGGATTCCGTCTTCAGCTTTTCCAGGTTCTGGTCGGCCATCTTGAGGGAGTGTGACAGCGTCTGCGGGTGAGGCAGGGTGAGTGTCAACAGGACTGCGTCCAAGTGTCACCGCTTCCTACTGCACTGGGGCGAATCTGTATCTCTTGGCCCTTCCTagtgctgtttcctcctctgggaaTGCCATTTTTTACTTCTgccaaactcctattcatccagCTCAGTCCCAGCCATAGGGACCTTCTTCTGGGAAGCCTTCTTTGATGCCCCAAACCAGAGGCTCTAGGGTTCCCAGAGTCCTCATACCTGGTTGTCCTTCTTGATGACACTCTGGGCAGCCAGTGTGTTGGTCTTGAGGCTCCGGGCCAGGCCGAGCATCTCCTCTGCCAGCTTCTCCTGGAGGTTCTGGTGTCGCTGCAGGACGAGGTCTAGCTCAGCTGCTGACTGCTTCTCATCCCTTGGTGTGGGCCCTGACGCCCCACTGACCCCACAGATGGGTAGACCAGTGGGTATGAGATTGGGGTgggggaaagagggaagagacCAACATGTTTTCAAGGGACCTAGAGGTTATAGTTCCAGCTACTGTGCTGCTTGGGGCTGTTTCTCCTTTTTCGCTTTGGCTTCTGGGAAAAGCATCCTCAGAAGTGGCTGTtcgttagtgtttttttttttttttaattttattattattattggctttACTGCTCAGCTTGTAGGGTCtttttctccaaccagggattgaattaggcccttggcaatgaaagcacaCAGTCCTAAgtactggaccactggggaatccCGATTGGTGGTTTAAATGCTCATCGTTGTGCTTTAGTGGTCCAACCTTTGTCCAACTCCCCTCTCCCTGCAATGCTCCCCAAGGGCTGAAGATACTCACGTTCTCTTCCTCACATCCATTTCGGGCTCTGAAAGCAAAACAAGCCAAGCAGGCAAAAAGGAAGAACTGGTTTGCTGTTTTCCAGCTTCCTGACCATTGCCCAGGATGTGTCTGCTACTCACAATGCCATTTCCCCTTCTGTCTGTTGCACAGCAGGTGCAGGAAGTCTTCCTCATCGggcacccccaccccggccccgggTCCTCTCTCTAGCCAGCCGTAGTCACTTGGGCTGggagtgtccaactctgtttCCTCTAGGGCCCCTTCCTGACACCCTTCCAGCCTTCCACCTTCAAGTGTGGAAAGGCCCCTGGGCACCGTTTCCCTGGGCTGCAAACACCCTATGGGAGCCAGGTTAGGCACGAGGGATGTGGGGCACTAAGGATATGTATCTGTCCCAGGCCTTGAGTCCTGTTCTGCTTATGCTGTCTCACCTTCACTAGAGTCCTGTGGGAAAAAAGGAGAGGCACAGAATCACCAACCATGCCATGCCCCCAGACCTGTCCTTTCTGCTTTCAGAAACTCCCCACCCTCAATCAGGACCCTGGACAAGTCCTGTGacctctgaggctcagtttcctcatctataaactgaAAACAAGGGTTCATATTTTGAAGGGTATTTTTCAGATCCACAGGAAGTGCTCACAGAGGTACCTGTCACCCTATTTCACAGCTGAAAAAAACTCACTGATGTGTGGTGAGGCGGGGCCAAACCTTGCTTCGGGCCAACTCTCCATTTTTGCCTTGTATGGAAACTCTTATTCATCTAGTAAAGCCCTGGCCACGATGCCCGTCTGTTGGGAAGCCTTGTCTGATGGTCCAGGTCCTGTCTGTTGGGTATCCTAGTCCCTGCACCGGACAGTGTTGTTCTGGCCACCTCCACGCACAAATTGCTGTCCCCACCTGAAGTTTTCCGAGGACGAGGGAGGGAGCCCTACCGTGCCTAGCAGCTCACTCCGCATCTCACTGGTGTACCGAGCCCGTGACTGCAGGTGTACTGTCTTCGTAGCGGGGACCCTTTCCCTGGCTGTAGTGGGCACTCGGCCAGGGGCCAGGAACTGGTTGGCTAGTGCCTTCTCTGAGGAGGAGGTCTGCAGAAGCGGGAAGGCAGCAGTCACCAaaggggcaggccccaggtgACCATGAAGGTTGACCAGGCAGAGGGGCCCCTGCTTACCAGTTTCTCTGCCTGCAGCATTCCCTTCAGAAAATCTACCTTCCGAGAATATTCATTGAGCACCTCCGAAGCCGGTTTGCTGGaaggggagaagaggaaaaggaaagcctACTGTGCCCAGTTGAGGGGAGGTTCTTAGCGGGaactggagaccagggttcttgGTCTCCagtaggagactcaagtttgagcCACTTGTGGCCGCCTGCACTCACCTCGCCTGTGCTTTCAGGGCCTGCAGCATGTCCTCGAGAGCTCCCACGTACTGGGGACAAAAAGTGGGGTGTCAGCCCAGTCCTCCCCCTATCCCTACATCCTGCTCAGAGAGATCAGAGCCAGCAAGGGGCGAGGCCAGGATGGGGGCGGGATTGAAACAGGAGGAGCCAAGTATCAGGAGGAGGGACCAGCTGAGCCTCAGGGAGAAGGCGGGAGAGCAGCAGGTGGACGTGGCCGGAACCAACCGGAAGGGGCGTGGCCACGCTGGCTGGCGGGGCGGGGGAGTCGGGCCCGGTGGCCTCTAGCTGCGGGGGCCACTCTCCTGGACTCGGGGTTTACGAGGAAACACGGAATTCCCTACCTTTTCTAGACGCCACTCGTCCGGGTCCCGTTTCTCCGCTGCCATCGCCTCGCAGCGGCACAGCAGCCGCACCAGGTTCAGCTCCAGCCTCGACGCTGCCATCACCACCCAGTGGTACTCCGCCCCTTCCGCCGGCGCCATCTTAAGAGATGGCGGAAGTGCCTTCCGTGGCCTCCTTCCGGTCGGAAGTGCCCTGTTTGCTGTCCCATTCTTGTTCTTGTTTAGGGTGGCGGAAGTAATGTCTTGTTTCAATGCGGGACACCATCCCGTCTGCATTTACTCCGGGATGAATCGCTTGCTTATTCTTGCCAGTGTCTTGACCCTTCCGGAAAGGTTGAAAGGATCAAGTCCTTCGGTGCCAGAAGACCCACATGCAAAGCGTGAAGTGCTCATTACTACCCCCCTCAAAATTCCTACCCCTCTCTCCGCTCCTTCCAGAGTTTTCCACTCTGAGCCCTTCTGCATCCAGGGAG is a genomic window of Ovis canadensis isolate MfBH-ARS-UI-01 breed Bighorn chromosome 5, ARS-UI_OviCan_v2, whole genome shotgun sequence containing:
- the USE1 gene encoding vesicle transport protein USE1 isoform X1, with amino-acid sequence MQTGWCPALKQDITSATLNKNKNGTANRALPTGRRPRKALPPSLKMAPAEGAEYHWVVMAASRLELNLVRLLCRCEAMAAEKRDPDEWRLEKYVGALEDMLQALKAQASKPASEVLNEYSRKVDFLKGMLQAEKLTSSSEKALANQFLAPGRVPTTARERVPATKTVHLQSRARYTSEMRSELLGTDSSEEPEMDVRKRTGASGPTPRDEKQSAAELDLVLQRHQNLQEKLAEEMLGLARSLKTNTLAAQSVIKKDNQTLSHSLKMADQNLEKLKTESERLEQHTQKSVNWLLWAMLIVVCFIFISMILFIRIMPKLK
- the OCEL1 gene encoding occludin/ELL domain-containing protein 1 isoform X1, whose amino-acid sequence is MLCPQSARRPSPPRAGHDSPRRTRTPARGRRSGAAPKPMPTREHPQTHGSRGNLQTRPPGPGPPRLVSRGLKPSAPPTVYQPHPGAHRTKPKKIVFEDELPSRALLGTKKSTRAVCEKHMPRPHPVPDYELKYPPVSTAKDRSRYAAVFQDQYPEFLELQQEVGSAQAKLQQLEALLNSLPRPRSQKEAHVTARVWREFEKKQMDPSFLDKQARCHYLKGKLRHLKTQIQKFDDQGDSEGSVYF
- the USE1 gene encoding vesicle transport protein USE1 isoform X2, translated to MQTGWCPALKQDITSATLNKNKNGTANRALPTGRRPRKALPPSLKMAPAEGAEYHWVVMAASRLELNLVRLLCRCEAMAAEKRDPDEWRLEKYVGALEDMLQALKAQASKPASEVLNEYSRKVDFLKGMLQAEKLTSSSEKALANQFLAPGRVPTTARERVPATKTVHLQSRARYTSEMRSELLGTVGARNGCEEENVSIFSPWGALQGEGSWTKVGPLKHNDEHLNHQSGFPSGPVLRTVCFHCQGPNSIPGWRKRPYKLSSKANNNNKIKKKKKH
- the OCEL1 gene encoding occludin/ELL domain-containing protein 1 isoform X2; this translates as MPTREHPQTHGSRGNLQTRPPGPGPPRLVSRGLKPSAPPTVYQPHPGAHRTKPKKIVFEDELPSRALLGTKKSTRAVCEKHMPRPHPVPDYELKYPPVSTAKDRSRYAAVFQDQYPEFLELQQEVGSAQAKLQQLEALLNSLPRPRSQKEAHVTARVWREFEKKQMDPSFLDKQARCHYLKGKLRHLKTQIQKFDDQGDSEGSVYF